From the genome of Methanothermobacter sp., one region includes:
- a CDS encoding NAD(P)/FAD-dependent oxidoreductase yields MNIIIGGGPAGRAAALELASLEEDVTIIEKDHLGGTCLNQGCMVICGLRDITNFLSDAKTLNKHQILEVDYNIEYKKIADGIKRTITRIRKITEKETKDAGIEVIYGEAKVPDDKHVEVEGERFNYDKLIIATGARPYTPPIKGSENAINYRDILNLEEIPESLIIIGSGVISAEVANIFSILGSKVHIICRREFLARIDSEIRDYITRILLKDVEIHTNTTIKNIKRGAVKTDKGYFKGLPFLATGMIPNSEIIDIVKKGERGNIIVDDRMQTSCKDIYAAGDVIGGIGTTPVARMEGAIAGLNAAGIEKRMDYTYIPHAISLGYDVSYIEMEETKGERSVEGKIPGAAGPGSFWKVLDGNTGLGKVQVDLETGTIEKVYSIAPSSRNVVSYLSLLLKLGFKTYDFEKFIETHPSTDVIYKLMRFFAKY; encoded by the coding sequence ATGAATATCATTATAGGAGGGGGGCCTGCTGGAAGAGCAGCTGCCCTAGAATTAGCATCACTAGAAGAAGATGTTACAATCATAGAAAAGGATCACCTAGGCGGCACATGCCTAAACCAAGGTTGCATGGTCATATGCGGATTAAGAGACATAACAAACTTTTTATCTGATGCCAAAACCCTCAATAAACACCAAATACTTGAAGTTGATTACAACATAGAATATAAGAAAATAGCAGATGGAATCAAAAGGACAATCACAAGGATAAGGAAGATAACAGAAAAGGAAACCAAAGATGCGGGGATAGAAGTAATATACGGAGAAGCAAAAGTCCCGGACGATAAACATGTAGAAGTAGAAGGTGAAAGATTCAACTATGATAAACTGATTATAGCAACAGGCGCGAGACCATACACACCCCCAATCAAAGGGAGTGAAAACGCCATAAACTACCGGGACATCTTAAACCTAGAAGAGATCCCAGAAAGTTTAATTATAATCGGCAGCGGTGTTATATCCGCTGAAGTAGCCAACATATTCTCAATACTGGGATCTAAGGTTCATATCATATGCAGAAGAGAATTCCTAGCAAGAATAGACAGTGAAATAAGAGATTACATAACTAGAATACTATTAAAGGATGTTGAAATCCACACAAACACTACCATAAAAAATATAAAAAGAGGAGCTGTTAAAACAGACAAAGGGTATTTTAAGGGGCTTCCATTCTTGGCTACAGGTATGATCCCCAATTCAGAGATAATAGATATTGTTAAAAAAGGTGAAAGAGGGAATATCATAGTCGATGATAGGATGCAGACAAGTTGCAAAGACATTTATGCTGCAGGTGATGTTATTGGTGGGATTGGAACAACGCCAGTGGCTCGCATGGAAGGTGCAATAGCAGGATTAAATGCTGCGGGAATAGAAAAAAGGATGGACTATACCTACATCCCACATGCAATATCACTAGGCTATGATGTAAGTTACATCGAAATGGAAGAAACAAAAGGAGAAAGATCCGTTGAAGGGAAAATACCAGGAGCTGCGGGTCCTGGTTCATTCTGGAAAGTCTTAGATGGTAATACGGGTTTGGGTAAGGTCCAGGTAGACCTTGAAACGGGAACTATAGAAAAAGTTTATTCAATAGCCCCTTCAAGTCGTAATGTGGTATCTTATCTATCGCTCCTCTTAAAGCTAGGCTTTAAAACCTATGATTTCGAAAAATTTATAGAAACTCACCCTTCGACTGATGTCATTTACAAGTTAATGCGTTTCTTTGCAAAATATTAA
- a CDS encoding HypC/HybG/HupF family hydrogenase formation chaperone: MCIAAPAQIIEIDEKENSAVVDFGGVRQKVKLDLVDDVREGRYVLVHSGYAIEVLSDQAARESLEAWDELLKVLEEENLD, from the coding sequence ATGTGTATAGCAGCGCCTGCTCAGATAATAGAGATTGACGAGAAAGAGAATAGTGCAGTAGTTGATTTTGGTGGTGTAAGGCAGAAGGTTAAGCTTGATCTTGTAGATGATGTTAGAGAAGGGAGATATGTCCTTGTACATTCAGGGTATGCTATTGAGGTGCTGTCTGATCAGGCTGCGAGGGAGTCTTTAGAAGCGTGGGATGAACTTTTAAAGGTTCTTGAAGAAGAGAACCTAGATTAG
- a CDS encoding AarF/ABC1/UbiB kinase family protein, whose product MKFYPEKPDIKRLREIIRVFWKYQFGEFLGKTKFKRRLFQPFRLYFRDPEMEVDASAPQRLRLAFEELGPTFIKLGQMLSTRPDIVGEEIAEELSKLQDEARPLTYKEVEETIEGELKRSINDIFGDFREDPIASASVGQVHEARLRDGRRVAVKVQRPGIEDKIRKDIIIMKYLAKLVDRNVPRLRYYNLPGIVEEFERSILKELDYYNEANNIEMFRSLFADDEMINAPRVYREYSTSRVLTMEYVEGVKLSDILRSPIKFNGRVIAKRGFECYFKQVFIYGFFHADPHPANIIIQEGGILYFIDFGMVGYIDEDFRDKLIELLISIIDYDVNGIIEKIELMGIISAETDKEALKYDIMDLLERYYGADLQRIGNIMKEFTMPRMLIRHKMKIPRNFVLLVRAISMIESIGERLDPQFNGLEIAQEMVQKLIIARLNPLNIFKVDMKKIIQLEHLIGKIPQTLIRGLQVIEEGTIKIELEHKNLDELAERIERSSNRISLALLASALIIGSSMVITAELRIAPGIPYIGSLGFILSFLIGLGLLFSILKGGKYH is encoded by the coding sequence ATGAAATTTTATCCAGAAAAGCCTGATATAAAGAGACTTAGGGAAATAATCCGAGTATTCTGGAAGTATCAGTTTGGTGAATTCCTTGGAAAAACCAAATTTAAGAGGAGGTTATTCCAGCCATTTAGATTATATTTTAGGGATCCTGAGATGGAAGTTGATGCTTCGGCACCCCAGAGGCTTAGATTGGCCTTTGAGGAGCTTGGGCCTACTTTTATAAAGTTGGGGCAGATGTTAAGCACTCGCCCGGATATAGTGGGTGAAGAAATTGCAGAGGAATTATCAAAGTTACAAGATGAAGCAAGACCATTGACTTATAAGGAAGTTGAGGAGACTATAGAGGGGGAACTTAAAAGGTCTATAAATGACATTTTTGGGGATTTTAGGGAGGATCCGATTGCATCTGCTTCTGTTGGCCAAGTTCATGAAGCTAGGTTGAGGGATGGTAGAAGGGTTGCTGTTAAAGTCCAGAGGCCGGGTATAGAGGATAAAATACGTAAGGATATTATTATAATGAAGTACCTTGCGAAGCTTGTGGATAGGAATGTTCCAAGACTTAGATATTATAATCTTCCAGGTATTGTGGAGGAATTTGAGAGGAGTATACTTAAAGAGCTTGATTATTACAATGAAGCTAATAATATAGAAATGTTTCGTTCTCTTTTTGCAGATGATGAGATGATTAATGCGCCTAGGGTATATAGGGAGTATTCCACTTCTCGAGTTCTTACAATGGAATATGTTGAGGGTGTGAAGTTATCAGATATTTTGAGATCGCCAATTAAATTCAATGGGAGGGTTATAGCTAAGCGGGGATTTGAATGTTATTTTAAACAGGTTTTTATTTATGGATTTTTCCATGCTGATCCCCATCCGGCTAATATTATAATCCAGGAGGGTGGAATATTATATTTCATAGATTTTGGGATGGTTGGATACATCGATGAGGATTTCAGAGATAAGCTCATAGAATTGCTAATTTCGATTATAGATTATGATGTGAATGGTATAATAGAAAAGATTGAGTTGATGGGGATAATAAGCGCAGAAACTGATAAGGAAGCTCTTAAGTATGATATAATGGATTTATTAGAAAGATATTATGGGGCGGATCTTCAAAGGATTGGAAATATCATGAAGGAATTTACAATGCCTAGAATGCTAATACGACACAAGATGAAAATCCCTCGAAACTTCGTACTCCTTGTAAGGGCAATAAGCATGATCGAAAGTATAGGTGAAAGATTGGATCCTCAATTTAATGGGTTAGAAATAGCTCAGGAGATGGTTCAGAAGTTAATCATAGCCCGTTTAAACCCATTAAACATTTTCAAAGTGGACATGAAAAAGATTATCCAATTGGAACATCTGATAGGTAAAATCCCCCAAACCCTCATAAGGGGTCTCCAAGTAATAGAAGAAGGGACAATAAAAATAGAATTAGAACACAAAAACCTTGATGAATTAGCAGAGAGAATTGAACGCTCAAGTAATAGAATATCACTTGCATTATTAGCTTCTGCGTTGATCATCGGATCATCCATGGTTATAACAGCAGAACTTCGCATAGCACCTGGAATACCTTACATTGGATCGCTTGGGTTCATTCTCAGTTTTCTGATAGGCCTAGGACTTCTATTTTCTATCTTAAAAGGTGGAAAATACCATTGA
- a CDS encoding radical SAM protein has translation MGITISNCRRCNTCKLVLCPAGNVKKAADKGECFECGACTLACPYEAIKVEKTRKEKVEVTVDGKKVKVAGLVKDALKAAGIDAGKSPKNTIFMPCECGGCWACAVKINEKIALSCITPLSEGMEIKTKIKAPLRVISGFGAHMVGGVGTPYYLKNSITPIEVVGFTHGCNLRCPQCQNHRIAFTAKAPLLEPKETANILLGLESIYMTGTITFSGGECTLNKEWLLETIKRIKKERKVNIHVDTNGTILNPTYIDQLVKKGMTQIGIDLKALKIGTFQHITGIKDKKIAKEYLKNSWNATEYINDNYKEEVYIGVGIPYNKKLITIKEIKKMGEKIRKINPEIQVCVLDYRPEFRRQNIKRPSFSEMIQIKRILNNEGLKTVIVQTTHGHIGP, from the coding sequence ATGGGGATAACAATCAGCAACTGCAGAAGATGCAACACTTGCAAACTAGTACTATGCCCCGCAGGAAACGTTAAAAAAGCTGCAGATAAAGGTGAATGTTTCGAATGCGGAGCATGCACACTAGCATGCCCATATGAGGCCATAAAAGTGGAAAAAACCAGAAAAGAAAAAGTAGAGGTTACAGTAGACGGTAAAAAAGTGAAAGTAGCCGGGCTCGTGAAAGACGCCCTAAAAGCCGCTGGAATAGACGCAGGGAAATCACCAAAAAACACAATATTCATGCCATGCGAATGCGGAGGCTGCTGGGCCTGCGCAGTCAAAATCAACGAAAAAATAGCACTATCATGCATAACACCACTATCAGAGGGCATGGAAATAAAAACAAAAATCAAAGCCCCATTGAGAGTTATAAGTGGCTTCGGCGCCCACATGGTAGGTGGCGTTGGAACACCCTATTATTTAAAAAATAGCATAACACCCATAGAAGTTGTCGGATTCACACACGGTTGCAACTTAAGATGCCCACAATGCCAAAACCATCGCATCGCCTTCACAGCGAAAGCTCCACTACTAGAACCCAAAGAAACAGCCAATATACTACTAGGCCTCGAATCAATATACATGACAGGCACAATAACATTCTCAGGCGGAGAATGCACACTAAACAAGGAATGGTTACTCGAAACAATCAAAAGAATAAAAAAGGAAAGAAAGGTTAACATACACGTCGACACAAACGGAACAATCCTAAACCCAACATACATAGACCAACTAGTAAAAAAAGGAATGACACAAATAGGCATAGACCTCAAAGCACTCAAAATAGGGACATTCCAACACATCACAGGCATAAAAGACAAAAAAATCGCCAAAGAATACCTAAAAAATTCGTGGAACGCCACAGAATACATCAACGACAACTACAAAGAAGAAGTATACATAGGAGTCGGCATACCATACAATAAAAAACTAATAACCATAAAAGAAATCAAAAAAATGGGAGAAAAAATCCGCAAAATCAACCCAGAAATCCAAGTCTGCGTACTAGACTATAGGCCAGAATTCAGAAGACAAAATATCAAAAGACCATCATTCAGTGAAATGATCCAAATAAAAAGAATACTAAACAACGAAGGCCTCAAAACAGTCATTGTCCAAACTACACACGGTCACATCGGACCATAA
- a CDS encoding aminodeoxychorismate/anthranilate synthase component II — protein MILLIDNYDSFTYNLHQLIGEIIKEKNLEEPLKVLRNDDKKLLKLNKSKIKSIIISPGPGNPLNKKDFGFCHEIIKKFKNKPILGVCLGHQGIYATFGGKLRYTKPTHGKITTIFHNNTHIFKNIPNPIKATRYHSIACDPLQKPQEIEIIAWSTDGIIMAIKHRKYPIYGLQFHPESIGTDYGKAILKNFLLNG, from the coding sequence ATGATACTCCTAATCGACAACTATGACTCCTTCACATATAACCTGCACCAACTCATCGGAGAAATCATAAAAGAAAAAAACCTCGAAGAACCCCTTAAAGTGTTGAGAAACGACGACAAAAAGCTCCTAAAGCTCAATAAATCAAAAATCAAAAGCATAATAATATCACCAGGCCCAGGCAATCCCCTAAACAAGAAAGACTTCGGATTCTGCCATGAAATAATCAAAAAATTCAAAAACAAACCAATATTAGGCGTCTGCCTCGGACACCAGGGAATATATGCAACCTTCGGCGGCAAACTACGCTACACAAAACCCACCCACGGAAAAATAACAACAATATTCCACAACAACACCCACATTTTTAAGAATATTCCAAATCCCATCAAAGCCACACGCTACCACTCCATTGCATGTGACCCACTCCAAAAACCACAAGAAATCGAAATAATAGCATGGTCCACAGACGGCATAATCATGGCAATAAAACACAGAAAATACCCAATCTATGGTTTACAATTCCATCCAGAATCGATAGGAACAGACTATGGAAAAGCAATACTTAAAAACTTCCTACTAAATGGGTGA
- a CDS encoding glycosyltransferase, translated as MKALFMITGRGMGGDAVMGLNIAQNLSTRGFECEFALDHTAPGILFKKRNIKWHKILIPQAGGHAATKSSLFKAALKALKGTWEGYKLIKRVKPDIVVGVIGGGAVIGCLSAKLARVPAVGISNTPTDARICRILNPTIMLPESGLFKIKNMKNVYSSYSPIDPKITMGNPDNALKNMPPSFNEDFPTILFSSGSSLFELMAKAAKKISETDIKANIIVIGHPLKDRYEKYLQSPRIINLGYIDWVPDLYSLVDLAVLSDDGVMIHEAIACKLPIIALKGVKYGRYHNMASVFPGAVFESDFNNLEDTLKKALKMKDEMKEKASSYSEKVIKAGDRIANIIMKVAMGEI; from the coding sequence ATGAAAGCACTGTTCATGATCACAGGCCGTGGTATGGGTGGTGACGCTGTAATGGGACTTAATATAGCGCAGAATCTTTCTACTAGAGGCTTTGAATGCGAATTTGCATTAGATCACACAGCACCTGGTATACTATTCAAAAAAAGAAATATAAAATGGCACAAGATTCTGATACCACAAGCCGGAGGCCATGCCGCCACAAAATCTAGCCTATTTAAAGCTGCTTTAAAAGCCCTAAAGGGTACATGGGAAGGTTATAAACTGATAAAAAGGGTTAAACCGGATATAGTGGTTGGTGTTATAGGTGGCGGGGCCGTAATCGGCTGCCTATCGGCTAAATTAGCCAGAGTACCTGCTGTGGGCATCTCAAACACACCAACCGATGCTAGAATATGTAGAATCCTCAATCCAACTATAATGTTACCAGAATCAGGCCTTTTCAAAATCAAAAACATGAAGAATGTTTACAGTTCATACTCTCCAATAGACCCAAAGATCACAATGGGCAACCCTGATAATGCGCTTAAAAATATGCCACCATCATTCAACGAAGATTTTCCAACAATATTATTTTCCTCTGGTTCCTCACTTTTTGAACTAATGGCAAAAGCCGCCAAAAAAATAAGTGAAACTGACATAAAAGCTAATATTATTGTAATAGGCCACCCACTAAAAGATCGCTACGAAAAATACCTTCAAAGTCCTAGGATCATAAACCTAGGATATATAGATTGGGTTCCAGACCTTTACAGTCTTGTTGACCTTGCAGTGTTATCTGATGACGGGGTCATGATACATGAAGCCATAGCATGCAAACTTCCAATAATTGCATTAAAAGGTGTTAAGTATGGTAGATATCATAACATGGCATCCGTGTTCCCTGGCGCCGTTTTTGAAAGCGATTTTAATAATCTCGAAGACACTTTGAAAAAAGCTCTTAAAATGAAAGATGAAATGAAGGAAAAAGCATCCTCTTATAGTGAAAAGGTTATAAAAGCTGGTGACAGAATCGCCAATATAATCATGAAAGTTGCAATGGGGGAAATTTAA
- a CDS encoding cell wall biosynthesis protein, which translates to MLNKIIIATIITLILTPTIKFFIEKYARSTNLYTKIRGGTPRGIGLAPFIILILFLPVPYNLLVGIMGILAFIDDIIGRKKIKNLKIEWGQLARGIGIITISIVGYPIMGASSILVALMIQPLNIADMQPGAACTTIIITSILVIVLSFFKNQPIYLPLLLLVTCLAYSPLDYKGKIMMGEIGNHSYAIALGISFHLLGGFETVLMFFLLTTFIIALIRRKNLKKYIQENLRIENPTLGDCFMDVISGGGLGDLLRQLILKDRKFKIKNRILKALGFRRLFHNPHNM; encoded by the coding sequence ATGTTAAACAAAATCATCATCGCAACAATCATAACACTAATACTAACACCAACAATAAAATTTTTCATAGAAAAATATGCTAGATCCACTAACCTCTACACTAAAATTCGTGGAGGCACTCCACGCGGAATCGGCCTGGCACCATTCATTATCCTCATATTATTTTTGCCCGTACCTTACAACCTCTTAGTGGGTATAATGGGTATTTTAGCGTTCATCGACGACATCATAGGACGAAAAAAGATAAAAAACTTAAAAATTGAATGGGGACAATTAGCAAGAGGTATCGGAATAATAACCATTTCAATTGTGGGATATCCTATTATGGGTGCTTCAAGCATCTTGGTAGCTTTGATGATACAACCTTTGAACATTGCAGACATGCAACCAGGAGCTGCCTGCACCACCATAATAATAACCTCAATTTTAGTTATAGTCTTATCATTTTTCAAAAACCAACCAATATACCTCCCCCTTTTACTATTAGTTACTTGTCTTGCATATTCACCCTTAGATTACAAAGGAAAGATCATGATGGGTGAAATAGGTAACCACAGTTATGCCATAGCCCTCGGAATAAGCTTCCACCTCCTCGGGGGATTCGAGACCGTTCTGATGTTTTTCCTACTCACAACATTTATAATAGCCCTAATAAGAAGAAAAAACTTGAAAAAGTATATCCAAGAAAACCTCAGAATCGAAAACCCAACATTAGGCGACTGCTTCATGGATGTTATAAGTGGGGGAGGACTCGGAGACTTGCTAAGACAATTGATACTAAAGGATAGAAAATTCAAGATCAAAAATAGGATTTTAAAAGCCCTAGGATTTAGAAGACTATTTCACAATCCTCACAATATGTGA
- a CDS encoding amino acid-binding protein, producing MWEKIKHKFQKYPARISVAKKIVELGLRVDPTGKIYCGDVEISDMALARATNVDRRTIRATTQVILQDKDLREIFENIIPAGALLKETAKNLEFGVVEIEANANSPGILAKAATLIASKGISIRQAHASDPELEENPKLTIITEKPIPGDLLKKFLKIEGVKRVSIY from the coding sequence ATGTGGGAAAAAATAAAACACAAATTCCAAAAGTACCCTGCAAGAATAAGCGTGGCAAAAAAGATCGTAGAACTCGGACTCAGAGTAGACCCCACTGGGAAAATATATTGTGGAGACGTGGAAATAAGCGACATGGCACTTGCAAGAGCCACTAACGTAGACAGAAGGACAATAAGAGCAACCACACAAGTCATACTCCAAGACAAAGACCTAAGAGAAATCTTCGAGAACATAATACCAGCAGGAGCCCTTCTCAAAGAAACAGCGAAAAATCTCGAATTTGGAGTGGTTGAAATAGAAGCAAACGCCAACAGCCCAGGCATATTAGCAAAAGCCGCGACCCTAATAGCCTCAAAGGGTATAAGTATAAGACAAGCACATGCAAGCGACCCAGAACTTGAAGAAAACCCGAAACTGACAATTATAACAGAAAAACCTATCCCAGGCGATCTCCTCAAAAAATTCTTAAAAATAGAAGGGGTGAAAAGAGTTTCAATATACTAA
- the trpE gene encoding anthranilate synthase component I, producing MNIFGKTPKTFKLDLKDPFKLFKQLYYNNDSVFLLESMESDTGLSRYSFIGFNPILTIRARSNILEIETKDNKEKIHTKNPFNIIKNFLKEKNKSKGFAGGLVGYISYESARFFDKIPIKNPDFPDFEFGLFLDGIKFNHLTGKCTYITLSENRLDHIKEVSKDNTQDQNKLSFKYKGRIFSKDQYEEMVLETKERINKGEIFQAVISNAHKYKIKGNKLHFYEVLRKVNPSPYMYHLKLGEREIIGSSPEMLVRVENRTVETFPIAGTRPRGSNEKEDKKIAAELLSDEKELAEHLMLVDLARNDIGKISEYGSVKVKEYMSIKKFSHVQHIFSHVKGKLRKDKTAIDALASVFPAGTVTGAPKIRAMEIIDEIESTPRGAYAGALGYFSLNGNADFAITIRSLITQGTEGKIQAGAGIVYDSIPEKEFLECENKAKALLHSLKIAGEKR from the coding sequence GTGAATATTTTTGGAAAAACCCCTAAAACGTTCAAACTCGACTTAAAAGACCCATTTAAATTATTCAAACAACTATACTACAATAACGATTCTGTTTTTCTCCTAGAATCAATGGAAAGCGACACAGGACTCTCAAGATATTCATTCATAGGATTCAATCCCATCTTAACCATCAGAGCAAGATCAAACATCCTCGAAATAGAAACAAAAGACAACAAAGAAAAAATACACACCAAAAACCCATTTAACATTATAAAAAACTTCCTAAAAGAAAAAAACAAATCCAAAGGCTTCGCAGGCGGACTCGTAGGATACATCTCATACGAATCAGCAAGATTTTTCGACAAAATCCCCATAAAAAACCCCGATTTCCCAGACTTCGAATTTGGCCTATTCCTTGATGGAATAAAATTCAATCATCTAACAGGTAAATGCACCTACATAACACTTTCAGAAAACCGATTAGATCACATAAAAGAAGTCTCAAAGGATAACACCCAAGACCAAAATAAACTCTCATTCAAATACAAAGGAAGAATCTTCTCCAAAGACCAATACGAAGAAATGGTCCTAGAAACAAAAGAAAGGATAAACAAAGGAGAAATATTCCAAGCAGTAATATCAAACGCCCATAAATACAAAATAAAAGGCAACAAACTCCACTTCTACGAAGTCCTGAGAAAAGTTAACCCTTCACCATACATGTACCACCTCAAACTAGGCGAAAGAGAGATCATAGGCTCCAGCCCAGAAATGCTCGTAAGAGTCGAAAACAGGACAGTTGAAACATTCCCCATTGCAGGGACGCGCCCAAGGGGATCTAACGAAAAAGAAGACAAAAAGATCGCAGCCGAACTTCTATCAGATGAAAAAGAATTAGCAGAACACCTAATGCTAGTAGACCTTGCAAGAAACGACATAGGAAAAATCAGTGAATACGGATCAGTCAAGGTCAAAGAGTACATGAGTATAAAAAAATTCTCACACGTACAACACATCTTTTCCCATGTAAAAGGAAAACTCAGAAAAGATAAAACAGCAATCGACGCATTAGCATCAGTATTCCCTGCAGGAACGGTCACAGGAGCCCCCAAAATACGTGCAATGGAAATAATAGATGAAATAGAAAGCACACCAAGAGGTGCATATGCAGGAGCCCTAGGCTACTTCTCATTAAACGGAAATGCCGATTTTGCAATCACAATACGATCCCTCATAACCCAAGGAACCGAAGGGAAAATACAAGCCGGCGCAGGCATAGTATACGACTCAATACCAGAAAAAGAATTCCTAGAATGCGAAAACAAGGCAAAAGCACTCCTACATTCACTCAAAATAGCAGGTGAAAAAAGATGA